The region ATTTTAACACCAAGTTGCGCCGCTTTGGCTAGCTTGGAGCCCGCTTCGGTTCCGGCCAGCACGTAGTCGGTTTTCTTGCTGACGGAGCCCGAAATTTTGCCGCCGTGGGCCCGAATCAAATCGCTGGCCTCCTGACGGGACAGCGAGGGCAGGGTGCCAGTCAGCACAAAGGTTTGATCCTGAAAGCGGGTGGAGGTTGCTCCCAATCCTGAATTATTCTGGGTTTCTTGCAGAGAAAAGCCAAAGTCCCGCAGTTGGGTCAGGAGTTGCTGGTTGCCCGCATCGGCGAAAAAGACCACGATGCTTTCCGCCACCTTCTCGCCCACACCCGGGATCTGGGTCAGCGTTTCCAGGGAGGCCTCACTGATAGCGGAAATGCTGCCGAAGGTTTGGGCCAGCAATATGGCGGTTTCCTGTCCCACGTGCCGAATGCCCAGCCCGTTAATGAGGCGGGCCAGCGGTTGCTCTCTGCTTTTTTGGATGGCGCTGTAGGCGTTTTCCGCGGATTTCAGGGCCATGCGCTCCAGGGTTAAAAAGTCATCCACGCTTAATTTATACAAATCCGCCGGGGATTCCACCAGACCACTTTCCACCAGTTGCTCCAGCAGGGCGGGGCCCACGCCGTCTATATCCAGCGCCCCTTTACTGACCCAGTGCTGCAAGCGACGCAAGATTTGAGCCGGGCATCCGCTGGGGTTGTTGCAACGCAGGGCCACTTCCCCGGGGAACGCAACCACGGGGGCCTCACAGACCGGGCAGTTTGTTGGTGACAGAACCGGTTCATGCGCAGAGGCGGGACGCTTTTCCAGCACCACTTCAATTACTTCCGGGATAATTTCAGCGGCCTTTTGTACTTTGACTGTGTCGCCCGGGCGCACGTCCTTTTTGGCCAACTCTTCAAAGTTGTGCAGGGTGGCTCGTTGCACGGTAGAGCCGGAAATCAACACCGGTTCCATAATGGCCACCGGAGTGATCACGCCCGTGCGGCCCACGCTGAACTCAATCTCCAGTACCCGGGTTTCCTGAACCTCGGGCACATACTTGAAGGCCACCGCCCAGCGGGGGCTTTTGGCCGTGTAGCCCAATTCGTCCTGCCAGCGTAGGGTGTTGACCTTGACCACCACCCCATCGGTGGCGAAAGACAGTTCCCGACGGGCCTGATCCCAGTGACGCACAAAGGCCATGATCTCCTGAAGGCCTTGGCAGTGCTGCTTGCCGGGGTTGGTTTTAAACCCCCACCCGCTCAAAGTTTCCAGCATGGCCCAATGGGTTTTGGGCAGCGGCGCTTGGCCTGCTTCTAAAACAGTCGCCCCGTAAAAAAAGGCGTCCAGATTGCGGCTGGCGGTGATGCGAGGGTCCAGTTGCCTTACTGAACCCGCCCCGGCGTTGCGGGGGTTGGCGAATTCCGGCTCGCCCCGCAAATTGCGCTCCTGATTCAGTTGGATGAAGGCCTCCTTGGGCATGAAGACCTCTCCCCGAATCTCTACCCGCTCAGGGACTGTTGAATCTCCGGTGACCGGGATTTTCAGGGGAATGCTCTTGATGGTTTTCAGGTTGCTGGTGATGTTTTCGCCTTCCGTGCCGTTCCCACGGGTGGCTCCCCGCACCAGATGCCCGTTTTCATACAGCAGGGTGACGGCCAGCCCGTCGATTTTCAGCTCCGCCACGTAGTCGATGGCGCTATCCGGCTTGTCCAGTAATTTTTCCACCCGCTTTTCCCAGGCGATCAGATCGGCTTCGGAAAAGACATTATCCAGACTGTACAAGCGCACCGGGTGTTTGACGGTTTCAAAGACCTTCAGGGGGGCATCGCCCACCCGCTGGGTGGGGCTGTCCGGGGTGATTAACGCTGGATTTTGCTGCTCCAGGGCCACCAGCTGATGGTAGAGCCGATCGTAGGTGGCATCGTCAATTTCCGGGCGATCCAGTACGTAGTACAGGTAATTGTGTCGGTTCAGCTGCTGGCGCAGGCTCTCTATCGTTTGTTCGGCGGAAGCCATGGGGGTGGGGGCGTCAAGGTTACTCATCATGAGCGGAGTATAGCGAAAAATCCGCCCATAGAAAACGGGAAGCCTCAATCAGAACTTTCAGAATTTGGGAGTGTACATTTTAAATGCCTTTGGGTATAGTTTCATCCACAGGTTGTGGAAACGTTTTTTTAAACGCTTCCGTCCCTTCCCAGGGAAACCCTCTGTTGGAGCGGTGTCCGAGTGGTTTAAGGTGCAGTCCTGGAAAGACTGTGTTGGTCTAAAGCCAACCGGGAGTTCGAATCTCCCCCGCTCCGCCACTTTTTTTCGTGTTCGTGTATCCTTCCCTTTTTCTGGGTTCATTCTTTTGTCTACCAATTAATGAATTGGTAGACACACCTCGGCAGGTACGCCTACTTTAATATGTAGGCTTAATCTGCAAAAACGGCGCGCACGATGGTTATTGATCGGTAGTTGTCGATCAATGGTTGATGATCAAGAGTCCAGCTTCAAGGCTCGTGCTTCAAGTGGAATCCCCTCTAAAAACGCTGTTTCAAATCCCAGTGTGCAAATCCCGGTCTTCAAGTCCAGTGTCCTGGAAGGTACAGGTTCGAGGGACAGCGCATGGCACCCCATGAAGTCCTTTCCTCTGGCGGCTGATGCGAGAACCGGGCTGGCTGGAACGTCGTCTTTGAATTGGTTTTTCTCTGTTTGTATCAGGAGGTTTGGCAATGATTACTTTGGGTAACGCGCTTCGGTTTGGGGGACATCATAGTCAGGAGACCCTGCGGACCAGTCGATTCTTGTTGGGCTCTCCGGTCGCTTCTATTGGCAGCCCCTTTGGTAGCGATGTGTCCCTGTCCTCCAGACGCAGTGAGTCTCTGGAGCGATCCCCCAGAGGGGAGCGGAAACCGGCTGTCAGGGGCGAATTAACCAAGCTCGCATATCAACAGGCCATTCACAGTACGCAAGCCTACATGGCCCAAACGCTGAAGCTGGTGAACATGATGAACATTGCCGCCATGCAGGGGAAAGAGACCCATCAAAGCCTGCTCACCCGGATTCGCTCTACCGAAATGGACGCTCATGGCGCAGACATGATCCTGAATGACCTGAACCGGACCAGTGAGGCCTTTGACGATTTGCAGCAAGACTTGCAGCGGCTGGTGCAAAGTCACCATCAGCTGGTGAAGACCGTGCGGCAGGACCCTCGCTTTGATCGCAAGGCTTGAGGCGATACAGCCTTGCCCAAGGAGGCTTTACTCCCGGGCTTGAGGCACTTGCGCTTTGCTCTGTTCAGGAGTTTGATGCTCAGGGCCAGTGTATTGGCTGAAGCGTGCAGGTAGGCCTGTGCAAACTTCAAAAAGCGACGGGTGTCTGTAGGAGTGCGAAAACAGTAACCTGAGCCGGAAAGCCAAGCGCGTTTGCGGCAGCAAACACGTGGATGGGGCTCAAGAGCAGCCTTTTTAAAAAGGGAAAAAGACCCAAAGCCAATGGCTTGAGCCTTTTAGGGACAAACGAGGTGGTTTATGTGGATTCTATAGGCAGTATGGCCTTGGTTGCCGCACTGGCTCATCCACTGAACAATGGAGTCAAAGAGGCACAGGCACGGGCTCCTGTAGAAGATGGAGGGTGAAATTCGCCTCAGCGGAACAATGCTTTTTATATTACAGCGCCGGAGGGCCGATCCACGGCCTTTGCAGATCCATTGATGGCAGGACTCTTTTCTGAAAAGTCGAACTGAAAATCAACCATTGGGTCGGGGCGGAATTGATCTGCGGATCAATGCAATCGGGGGCCGCCTTTGTCATA is a window of Vampirovibrio chlorellavorus DNA encoding:
- the ligA gene encoding NAD-dependent DNA ligase LigA; translation: MMSNLDAPTPMASAEQTIESLRQQLNRHNYLYYVLDRPEIDDATYDRLYHQLVALEQQNPALITPDSPTQRVGDAPLKVFETVKHPVRLYSLDNVFSEADLIAWEKRVEKLLDKPDSAIDYVAELKIDGLAVTLLYENGHLVRGATRGNGTEGENITSNLKTIKSIPLKIPVTGDSTVPERVEIRGEVFMPKEAFIQLNQERNLRGEPEFANPRNAGAGSVRQLDPRITASRNLDAFFYGATVLEAGQAPLPKTHWAMLETLSGWGFKTNPGKQHCQGLQEIMAFVRHWDQARRELSFATDGVVVKVNTLRWQDELGYTAKSPRWAVAFKYVPEVQETRVLEIEFSVGRTGVITPVAIMEPVLISGSTVQRATLHNFEELAKKDVRPGDTVKVQKAAEIIPEVIEVVLEKRPASAHEPVLSPTNCPVCEAPVVAFPGEVALRCNNPSGCPAQILRRLQHWVSKGALDIDGVGPALLEQLVESGLVESPADLYKLSVDDFLTLERMALKSAENAYSAIQKSREQPLARLINGLGIRHVGQETAILLAQTFGSISAISEASLETLTQIPGVGEKVAESIVVFFADAGNQQLLTQLRDFGFSLQETQNNSGLGATSTRFQDQTFVLTGTLPSLSRQEASDLIRAHGGKISGSVSKKTDYVLAGTEAGSKLAKAAQLGVKIISESDLLAMLDSVATEGAS